The genomic interval CTCGACGAGGGCCCGGGCAAGGACGAATCCCGCCTGGCCCGCACCGCCGTACTGCACGAGGACACCGCCGCCCTCATGGCACGGCTGACCGGGGTGCCGGTCACCGAGCTGGGAGTGCACTGGGCCGGATGGCGGTCGATGCGCCGCAAGCAGGTGATGCGGGAGGTCGACTTCGAGGAGGCCGGGGACGCCCCCCTGCACCTCGCCCAGCACGTCCTGACCGGCGCCCTGCGCACCGCCCTCGCCGAGGAGCGGCTGGTCAAGCTCATCACCGACAGCCGTCTCGACACGATCGAGCAGGAGCCCTCGGGCGTCACCGCCCACACCCGCGGCTCCAAGGGCACGTGGTGGCGTGGCAGTTACCTCGTCGGTTGCGACGGCACGCGCTCCACCGTGCGCAAGCTCCAGGACATCCGCTTCCCGGGCCGTACGGCGGTGGAGCGCCACGCGGTCGCCGCCCTGCGCACGGAACTCCCCTGGGAGGACCGGGCGTTGCTCCACCGGATGCCGCCGTGGCGGACGTCCGGGCCGTCGGCCGGGGAGATCACCGCCCGCCCCCTCCCCGAGGGCGTGTGGCGCCTGGACTGGCTGCTGCCGCCGGGCAAGGACCTGGTCACGCCCGAGCTCCTGGTGGCCCGCGTCCGGGAGACCCTCGCGGGCTGGACGGGCGGTTCGACCCCGCCGTACGAACTCCTCGACACCGGAGTCCACACCGTGCACCACCGGCTGGCCCGCCGTTGGCGCGCCGACCGGGTCTTTCTCGCCGGGGACGCGGCGCACTGCCTCGGGGCGCTCGGCACGCAGGGGCTCGACGAGGGACTCCGGGACGCCGACAACCTCGCCTGGAAACTGGCCCTGGCCTGGCACCACGGCCCCCATGAGGCACTCCTCGACAGCTACCAGGCGGAGCGGCGCGCGATCGTCGCCGGTCGGCTGCGCGCCGCCGACCAGGCCCTGCCGCTGCTGCGCGGCGGCGGGGGCCTGCGCTCGGTGGTCCCCGGCTCGGCCCGCGGCCACGACGGGTTGCTCACGGACGGCCACTTGGGGCGCGGCCCGCTCGGCGCGCCGGGGGCGTACGCCGACTCGCCGCTCGCGCCCCGGCACCTCGAAGGAGAGGTGCCCGTCGACACACCCCCCGGGGCGCCGGTCGCGGATGTGCGGGTCACCGCCGAGGACGGCTCGTTCGTACGGCTGCGCGAGCGCCTCGGCCGCGGCGCGCTGCTCGTCCTCCTGGTCGCTCCGGGCACCGGGGTGTGGGAGCGCAAGCACTGGGTGACCGCCGGAATCATGCCCCGGCTGGCCGCGGCGGTGACCGCGCTGCCGCACTCCGCCGAGCTCCTGGTCGCCGAGGAGTACCCGGGCGCGGCCCCGCACACGGTCCTGCTCGTACGGCCGGACGGTCACCTCGTCACCGCGCTGAGCGGGGTCCGCCCGGCCGACCTGTACTCGGCGGCCGAGACGGCGCTCGGCGGCCCTGCGGCGAAGACCGAGGCGAACGCGGGGGCCGGCTCGCGTTGACGTGCTCACTGTCACTGTGCGTCCACATAGTGACAGTGAGTTGAAACGGTCCGCGCCCCCATGGTGTACTCCGGATCGTGACCGACACCTGTGTGCGCCTGTGGCGGAGGGTCCATATGGACCTCGTCCGCTATGCGGGCTGCGTGTGTCGCCCGTCCTGCTGAATTCGCCTCTCTTCTTCCCCGCGTGCCGCGCCCGTGCGACGGCACGCTGTCGCGAACTCTCCTCAGGACGGTACCCGTGTCTGCCTC from Streptomyces sp. CC0208 carries:
- a CDS encoding FAD-dependent monooxygenase — protein: MDPVIIVGAGPVGLTLALALARQDVPSVVLDEGPGKDESRLARTAVLHEDTAALMARLTGVPVTELGVHWAGWRSMRRKQVMREVDFEEAGDAPLHLAQHVLTGALRTALAEERLVKLITDSRLDTIEQEPSGVTAHTRGSKGTWWRGSYLVGCDGTRSTVRKLQDIRFPGRTAVERHAVAALRTELPWEDRALLHRMPPWRTSGPSAGEITARPLPEGVWRLDWLLPPGKDLVTPELLVARVRETLAGWTGGSTPPYELLDTGVHTVHHRLARRWRADRVFLAGDAAHCLGALGTQGLDEGLRDADNLAWKLALAWHHGPHEALLDSYQAERRAIVAGRLRAADQALPLLRGGGGLRSVVPGSARGHDGLLTDGHLGRGPLGAPGAYADSPLAPRHLEGEVPVDTPPGAPVADVRVTAEDGSFVRLRERLGRGALLVLLVAPGTGVWERKHWVTAGIMPRLAAAVTALPHSAELLVAEEYPGAAPHTVLLVRPDGHLVTALSGVRPADLYSAAETALGGPAAKTEANAGAGSR